The following are encoded in a window of Kogia breviceps isolate mKogBre1 chromosome 10, mKogBre1 haplotype 1, whole genome shotgun sequence genomic DNA:
- the GSTA4 gene encoding glutathione S-transferase A4 isoform X2 gives MMATKPKLHYPNGRGRMESVRWVLAAAGVEFDEEFLETKEQLQKLQDGNHLLFQQVPMVEIDGMKLVQTRSILHYIADKHHLFGKDLKERTLIDMYVEGTLDLLELIIMHPFLKPDDQQKEVVNMAQKAIIRYFPVFEKVLRGHGQRFLVGNQLSLADIILLQTILALEEKIPNILSAFPHLQEFTVKISNIPTIKKFLEPGSKRKPPPDDIYVRTVYNIFMP, from the exons ATGATGGCTACGAAGCCCAAACTCCACTATCCAAATGGACGAGGCCGGATGGAATCCGTGCGATGGGTTTTAGCTGCCGCTGGAGTCGAG TTTGATGAAGAATTTTTAGAAACAAAAGAACAGTTGCAGAAGTTGCAGGATG GTAACCACCTGCTGTTCCAACAAGTGCCAATGGTTGAAATTGATGGGATGAAGCTAGTGCAGACCCGGAGCATCCTCCACTATATAGCGGACAAGCACCATCTCTTCGGCAAAGATCTCAAGGAGAGAACCCT GATCGACATGTACGTGGAGGGGACCCTGGATCTTCTGGAACTGATTATCATGCATCCTTTCCTCAAACCAGACGATCAGCAAAAGGAAGTGGTGAACATGGCCCAGAAGGCTATAATTAGATACTTTCCTGTGTTCGAAAAG GTTTTACGGGGTCATGGACAAAGGTTTCTTGTCGGTAATCAGCTGAGCCTTGCAGACATAATTCTACTCCAGACCATTCTGGCTCTAGAAGAGAAAATTCCTAATATCCTGTCTGCCTTTCCTCACCTCCAG GAGTTCACAGTGAAAATAAGTAATATCCCTACAATTAAGAAATTCCTTGAACCTGGCAGCAAGAGGAAGCCTCCTCCGGATGACATCTACGTGAGAACCGTGTACAACATCTTCATGCCGTAG
- the GSTA4 gene encoding glutathione S-transferase A4 isoform X1, whose product MRVKVNFYRGSTGVYVSSAALSVWTVKAEFGKSQIFKKTCKAMMATKPKLHYPNGRGRMESVRWVLAAAGVEFDEEFLETKEQLQKLQDGNHLLFQQVPMVEIDGMKLVQTRSILHYIADKHHLFGKDLKERTLIDMYVEGTLDLLELIIMHPFLKPDDQQKEVVNMAQKAIIRYFPVFEKVLRGHGQRFLVGNQLSLADIILLQTILALEEKIPNILSAFPHLQEFTVKISNIPTIKKFLEPGSKRKPPPDDIYVRTVYNIFMP is encoded by the exons ATGCGTGTGAAAGTGAATTTTTACAGAGGTTCCACGGGTGTGTACGTCTCCTCCGCGGCCCTTAGCGTCTGGACGGTAAAGGCCGAATTTGGGAAATCTCAGATTTTCAAG AAAACCTGTAAGGCCATGATGGCTACGAAGCCCAAACTCCACTATCCAAATGGACGAGGCCGGATGGAATCCGTGCGATGGGTTTTAGCTGCCGCTGGAGTCGAG TTTGATGAAGAATTTTTAGAAACAAAAGAACAGTTGCAGAAGTTGCAGGATG GTAACCACCTGCTGTTCCAACAAGTGCCAATGGTTGAAATTGATGGGATGAAGCTAGTGCAGACCCGGAGCATCCTCCACTATATAGCGGACAAGCACCATCTCTTCGGCAAAGATCTCAAGGAGAGAACCCT GATCGACATGTACGTGGAGGGGACCCTGGATCTTCTGGAACTGATTATCATGCATCCTTTCCTCAAACCAGACGATCAGCAAAAGGAAGTGGTGAACATGGCCCAGAAGGCTATAATTAGATACTTTCCTGTGTTCGAAAAG GTTTTACGGGGTCATGGACAAAGGTTTCTTGTCGGTAATCAGCTGAGCCTTGCAGACATAATTCTACTCCAGACCATTCTGGCTCTAGAAGAGAAAATTCCTAATATCCTGTCTGCCTTTCCTCACCTCCAG GAGTTCACAGTGAAAATAAGTAATATCCCTACAATTAAGAAATTCCTTGAACCTGGCAGCAAGAGGAAGCCTCCTCCGGATGACATCTACGTGAGAACCGTGTACAACATCTTCATGCCGTAG